A genomic segment from Solenopsis invicta isolate M01_SB chromosome 5, UNIL_Sinv_3.0, whole genome shotgun sequence encodes:
- the LOC113003077 gene encoding uncharacterized protein LOC113003077 isoform X2, whose product MKKEMHVQVNSNSPSIERILRPITYTSWLLGIGAAHPRKCPKAITIIIRIIYIIVCSITLIYDAKNSYTYIEELRIYDYMLFLKKAMAYVSAYYCMYHGIRQYNQWPELMDRFKEIDHKIEKEISMNDQSIKIFEALAISATIFYMSIPVVHYIIDRLSINLLFHLILHEVIFVQLLFSSFVFDVVVYVLYCRFQTINKLIGQLDKLSDAMAFKIKRIRELHIDVYDLVSKVNDIYSFYLLFGTANSFTMAVASLFQFYDLFDLINKGFLLFISLQTILCVVFITQFCLTCWICTLAREESDRTGRIIYEIILKCQPVNIDKQDPNNISRLEVRPPLVDLDDGLCSNRSSSHNLSYVDMDNHLHRNLDRECVIKEINDFSLQLQQHRVVFTACNFFEISNDLFRGRGI is encoded by the exons ATGAAGAAGGAGATGCATGTACAAGTGAACAGCAACTCACCGTCGATAGAGCGCATTTTACGTCCAATAACATACACCTCCTGGCTTCTAGGGATCGGTGCAGCACATCCGCGAAAGTGTCCAAAAGCTATAACAATAATCatacgtataatttatataattgtgtgTTCCATTACCTTGATATATGATGCCAAAAATTCTTATACTTACATTGAAGAATTACGAATTTATGACTACATGCTGTTCCTAAAAAAAGCGATGGCATACGTATCAGCCTATTATTGCATGTATCACGGAATCAGGCAGTACAACCAGTGGCCGGAGCTAATGGACAGATTTAAGGAAATCGATCATAAAATCGAAAAGGAAATATCAATGAATGACCAGTCTATAAAAATTTTCGAGGCGCTAGCAATTTCCGCGACCATTTTCTATATGAGCATTCCCGTTGTGCATTATATCATTGACcgtttatcaataaatttgctCTTTCACTTAATCTTACATGAAGTGATATTTGTTCAATTGTTGTTTAGTAGCTTTGTCTTCGACGTTGTTGTCTACGTGTTATATTGCAgatttcaaacaataaataaattgatcggCCAGTTGGATAAGTTATCTGATGCAATGGCATTCAAGATTAAACGCATCAGAGAATTGCACATCG atgttTATGACCTCGTTAGCAAAGTAAAcgatatttatagtttttatctTCTCTTTGGCACGGCGAATTCCTTCACCATGGCTGTTGCTTCATTATTCCAATTTTACGACCTTTTTGATCTTATAAATAAGGGTTTCTTATTGTTTATATCGCTACAGACTATCCTTTGCGTTGTGTTCATCACGCAATTTTGTTTGACTTGTTGGATTTGCACGCTCGCGCGTGAAGAATCCGATAGAACAGGGAGAATCATATacgaaattatattgaaatgcCAACCTGTTAATATTGATAAGCAAGATCCAAATAATATATCAAGGCTAGAAGTGCGACCTCCACTGGTAGATTTGGACGATGGGCTATGTTCCAATCGGAGCAGCAGTCACAATCTGAGTTATGTTGATATGGACAACCACTTGCATAGAAATCTGGATCGAGAGTGTGTCATAAAAGAGATCAATGACTTTTCGCTTCAACTGCAACAGCATCGAGTAGTATTTACAGCCtgcaatttctttgaaataagtAATGATTTGTTCAGAGGT CGAGGAATTTGA
- the LOC113003077 gene encoding uncharacterized protein LOC113003077 isoform X1 codes for MKKEMHVQVNSNSPSIERILRPITYTSWLLGIGAAHPRKCPKAITIIIRIIYIIVCSITLIYDAKNSYTYIEELRIYDYMLFLKKAMAYVSAYYCMYHGIRQYNQWPELMDRFKEIDHKIEKEISMNDQSIKIFEALAISATIFYMSIPVVHYIIDRLSINLLFHLILHEVIFVQLLFSSFVFDVVVYVLYCRFQTINKLIGQLDKLSDAMAFKIKRIRELHIDVYDLVSKVNDIYSFYLLFGTANSFTMAVASLFQFYDLFDLINKGFLLFISLQTILCVVFITQFCLTCWICTLAREESDRTGRIIYEIILKCQPVNIDKQDPNNISRLEVRPPLVDLDDGLCSNRSSSHNLSYVDMDNHLHRNLDRECVIKEINDFSLQLQQHRVVFTACNFFEISNDLFRGFVGLFITYLVIVSQLNQQSGKDFRKEFDDFSEEFDDFREEFDGFRKQFDENFFKLRKDIMEIKKEMFGMFLKENQTDSQN; via the exons ATGAAGAAGGAGATGCATGTACAAGTGAACAGCAACTCACCGTCGATAGAGCGCATTTTACGTCCAATAACATACACCTCCTGGCTTCTAGGGATCGGTGCAGCACATCCGCGAAAGTGTCCAAAAGCTATAACAATAATCatacgtataatttatataattgtgtgTTCCATTACCTTGATATATGATGCCAAAAATTCTTATACTTACATTGAAGAATTACGAATTTATGACTACATGCTGTTCCTAAAAAAAGCGATGGCATACGTATCAGCCTATTATTGCATGTATCACGGAATCAGGCAGTACAACCAGTGGCCGGAGCTAATGGACAGATTTAAGGAAATCGATCATAAAATCGAAAAGGAAATATCAATGAATGACCAGTCTATAAAAATTTTCGAGGCGCTAGCAATTTCCGCGACCATTTTCTATATGAGCATTCCCGTTGTGCATTATATCATTGACcgtttatcaataaatttgctCTTTCACTTAATCTTACATGAAGTGATATTTGTTCAATTGTTGTTTAGTAGCTTTGTCTTCGACGTTGTTGTCTACGTGTTATATTGCAgatttcaaacaataaataaattgatcggCCAGTTGGATAAGTTATCTGATGCAATGGCATTCAAGATTAAACGCATCAGAGAATTGCACATCG atgttTATGACCTCGTTAGCAAAGTAAAcgatatttatagtttttatctTCTCTTTGGCACGGCGAATTCCTTCACCATGGCTGTTGCTTCATTATTCCAATTTTACGACCTTTTTGATCTTATAAATAAGGGTTTCTTATTGTTTATATCGCTACAGACTATCCTTTGCGTTGTGTTCATCACGCAATTTTGTTTGACTTGTTGGATTTGCACGCTCGCGCGTGAAGAATCCGATAGAACAGGGAGAATCATATacgaaattatattgaaatgcCAACCTGTTAATATTGATAAGCAAGATCCAAATAATATATCAAGGCTAGAAGTGCGACCTCCACTGGTAGATTTGGACGATGGGCTATGTTCCAATCGGAGCAGCAGTCACAATCTGAGTTATGTTGATATGGACAACCACTTGCATAGAAATCTGGATCGAGAGTGTGTCATAAAAGAGATCAATGACTTTTCGCTTCAACTGCAACAGCATCGAGTAGTATTTACAGCCtgcaatttctttgaaataagtAATGATTTGTTCAGAGGT TTTGTCGGATTGTTTATTACTTATCTAGTAATTGTCAGTCAGCTTAATCAACAATCTGGTAAAGATTTTCGCAAAGAATTTGATGATTTTAGCGAGGAATTTGATGATTTTCGCGAAGAATTTGATGGTTTCCGCAAAcaatttgatgaaaattttttcaaattacgaAAGGATATTAtggaaataaaaaaggaaatgtTTGGAatgtttttgaaagaaaatcaAACGGATTCGCAGAATTAA
- the LOC105195378 gene encoding uncharacterized protein LOC105195378 isoform X2 yields the protein MEAEIHVQVKNNSPSIEVKMEAEIHAEVKDSPSIERILRPISYISWLMGVGVAHPRKCPKAITIIIRIIYMTVCSIGMIYEAKSLLSFIDHFKMVHYLICLNEVMAYVLAYYYICHGIRQYNKWPELMDRLKELDQKIKKEISMNDKSIKIVAALAVFATISCLIIPIVFYYIHYHFFTPAEFMFFIVLPNVILAQSLINSFVFDVVVYVLYCRFQTINKLIGQLDKLSDVLAFKIRHIRELHADICEMASIINNIYSLPLLFCLMNCFITSVTVLFELYHDFNEKITDYVYVILQNFCCIVCVTQFYLICWICTLVRQEFDRTGRIIYEIILKCKPINFDKHEATNLSSLEVQPPLKDQDGEQSFNRSSSHNLSYVDIESLLRRNLDQDCVTKEINDFSIQLQQHRVTFTAYDFFEINNSLFRGFVGMIITYLIIFIQFYQRPENLDKNVVERLSKIF from the exons ATGGAGGCAGAGATCCATGTACAAGTAAAGAACAACTCACCGTCGATAGAAGTGAAAATGGAAGCAGAGATTCATGCAGAAGTGAAAGATTCGCCGTCAATAGAACGCATCTTACGTCCAATATCATACATCTCCTGGCTCATGGGAGTTGGTGTTGCACATCCGCGAAAGTGTCCCAAGGCTATAACGATAATCATACGTATAATTTACATGACTGTATGTTCCATTGGAATGATATATGAGGCAAAATCATTACTTTCTTTCATTGATCACTTTAAGATGGTCCATTACTTAATATGCTTAAATGAAGTAATGGCTTACGTATTAGcctattattacatttgtcaCGGAATCAGACAGTACAACAAGTGGCCGGAGCTGATGGACAGATTGAAAGAACTCGATCAGAAAATCAAGAAGGAAATATCCATGAATGACAAGTCTATAAAAATTGTCGCGGCACTAGCAGTTTTCGCGACTATTTCCTGTTTGATCATTCCCATTGTGTTTTATTACATTCATTATCATTTCTTTACACCGGCAGAATTCATGTTTTTCATAGTGCTTCCAAATGTGATATTAGCTCAGTCGTTAATTAACAGCTTTGTCTTCGATGTTGTTGTCTATGTGTTATACTGCAGATTTCaaacgataaataaattaatcggccAGTTGGATAAGTTATCCGATGTGCTCGCATTCAAGATTAGACACATTAGGGAATTGCATGCCG ATATTTGTGAAATGGCCAgcataataaacaatatttacagTCTTCCTCTCCTCTTCTGCTTGATGAATTGTTTTATCACGTCTGTGACTGTATTATTCGAACTTTACCACGATTTCAACGAAAAGATAACAGATTACGTGTATGTAATACTACAGAATTTCTGTTGTATTGTGTGTGTCACGCAATTCTATTTGATTTGCTGGATTTGCACGCTCGTGCGTCAAGAATTCGATAGGACTGGGAGAAtcatatatgaaattatattgaaatgcaaacctataaattttgataagcaCGAGGCGACTAATCTATCGAGTCTAGAAGTGCAACCTCCACTGAAAGATCAGGACGGTGAGCAAAGTTTCAATCGGAGCAGCAGTCACAATCTGAGTTATGTCGACATAGAAAGTCTTTTACGTAGAAATCTGGATCAAGATTGCGTCACAAAAGAAATCAACGATTTCTCGATTCAACTGCAACAGCATCGAGTAACATTTACAGCCTAtgattttttcgaaataaacaACTCTTTATTCAGAGGT
- the LOC105195378 gene encoding uncharacterized protein LOC105195378 isoform X1, whose amino-acid sequence MEAEIHVQVKNNSPSIEVKMEAEIHAEVKDSPSIERILRPISYISWLMGVGVAHPRKCPKAITIIIRIIYMTVCSIGMIYEAKSLLSFIDHFKMVHYLICLNEVMAYVLAYYYICHGIRQYNKWPELMDRLKELDQKIKKEISMNDKSIKIVAALAVFATISCLIIPIVFYYIHYHFFTPAEFMFFIVLPNVILAQSLINSFVFDVVVYVLYCRFQTINKLIGQLDKLSDVLAFKIRHIRELHADICEMASIINNIYSLPLLFCLMNCFITSVTVLFELYHDFNEKITDYVYVILQNFCCIVCVTQFYLICWICTLVRQEFDRTGRIIYEIILKCKPINFDKHEATNLSSLEVQPPLKDQDGEQSFNRSSSHNLSYVDIESLLRRNLDQDCVTKEINDFSIQLQQHRVTFTAYDFFEINNSLFRGFVGMIITYLIIMSQFDQQSYNEDFRKLQKIILEMEKKIFSKENETDSQN is encoded by the exons ATGGAGGCAGAGATCCATGTACAAGTAAAGAACAACTCACCGTCGATAGAAGTGAAAATGGAAGCAGAGATTCATGCAGAAGTGAAAGATTCGCCGTCAATAGAACGCATCTTACGTCCAATATCATACATCTCCTGGCTCATGGGAGTTGGTGTTGCACATCCGCGAAAGTGTCCCAAGGCTATAACGATAATCATACGTATAATTTACATGACTGTATGTTCCATTGGAATGATATATGAGGCAAAATCATTACTTTCTTTCATTGATCACTTTAAGATGGTCCATTACTTAATATGCTTAAATGAAGTAATGGCTTACGTATTAGcctattattacatttgtcaCGGAATCAGACAGTACAACAAGTGGCCGGAGCTGATGGACAGATTGAAAGAACTCGATCAGAAAATCAAGAAGGAAATATCCATGAATGACAAGTCTATAAAAATTGTCGCGGCACTAGCAGTTTTCGCGACTATTTCCTGTTTGATCATTCCCATTGTGTTTTATTACATTCATTATCATTTCTTTACACCGGCAGAATTCATGTTTTTCATAGTGCTTCCAAATGTGATATTAGCTCAGTCGTTAATTAACAGCTTTGTCTTCGATGTTGTTGTCTATGTGTTATACTGCAGATTTCaaacgataaataaattaatcggccAGTTGGATAAGTTATCCGATGTGCTCGCATTCAAGATTAGACACATTAGGGAATTGCATGCCG ATATTTGTGAAATGGCCAgcataataaacaatatttacagTCTTCCTCTCCTCTTCTGCTTGATGAATTGTTTTATCACGTCTGTGACTGTATTATTCGAACTTTACCACGATTTCAACGAAAAGATAACAGATTACGTGTATGTAATACTACAGAATTTCTGTTGTATTGTGTGTGTCACGCAATTCTATTTGATTTGCTGGATTTGCACGCTCGTGCGTCAAGAATTCGATAGGACTGGGAGAAtcatatatgaaattatattgaaatgcaaacctataaattttgataagcaCGAGGCGACTAATCTATCGAGTCTAGAAGTGCAACCTCCACTGAAAGATCAGGACGGTGAGCAAAGTTTCAATCGGAGCAGCAGTCACAATCTGAGTTATGTCGACATAGAAAGTCTTTTACGTAGAAATCTGGATCAAGATTGCGTCACAAAAGAAATCAACGATTTCTCGATTCAACTGCAACAGCATCGAGTAACATTTACAGCCTAtgattttttcgaaataaacaACTCTTTATTCAGAGGT TTTGTTGGGATGATCatcacttatttaataattatgagtCAATTTGATCAACAATCTTATAATGAAGATTTTCGCAAACTGCAAAAGATTATTTTGGaaatggaaaagaaaatattttcaaaagaaaaCGAAACGGACTCGCAAAATTAA
- the LOC120357951 gene encoding uncharacterized protein LOC120357951 — translation MNEEIHVQVKDNSPSIEHILRPISYTSWLLGVGVAHPRECPKAITIIIRIICMTVCSINMIYDAIDFYCSFEVFDMYNCMRDLKRATAYVSAYYYIYHGIRHYNKWPELMDRLKELDQKIKKEISMNDKCIKIVETIAVFATIFYMIIPVVYYIIEYGISDKTSFLFFLTFHDVILVQSLFNSFVFDVVVYVLYCRFQTINKLIGQLDKLSDALAFKIRRIRELHTDIYNLVSKVNDIYSLHLLICSTNSFTMAMASLFQFYYIVDVNKTNDMWSLLQIFRSIVFITQFYLICWICTLTCVESNRTGSIIYEIILKCTPVNLEKHEANNLSSPEVQPTLEDVDGEQSFNRSSSHNQFYVDMRNFLRKNLDRECVIKEVNDFSIQLQQQRVAFTACNFFEINNSLFRGFVGLFITYIIIVSQLDEQSVGDFRKQFDKDFCELRKNITEINKEIRMFLKENQTDLQN, via the exons atgAACGAAGAGATCCATGTACAAGTGAAAGACAACTCTCCATCGATAGAGCACATCTTGCGTCCAATATCGTACACATCCTGGCTCCTGGGCGTCGGTGTTGCACATCCACGGGAGTGTCCCAAGGCTATAacgataattatacgtataatttgTATGACTGTATGTTCCATTAACATGATATATGACGCAATAGATTTCTATTGTTCCTTTGAAGTATTCGACATGTATAACTGCATGCGGGATCTAAAAAGAGCGACGGCTTACGTATCAgcctattattacatttatcacGGAATCAGACACTACAACAAGTGGCCGGAGTTGATGGATAGATTGAAGGAACTCGATCAGAAGATCAAGAAGGAAATATCCATGAATGACAAGTGTATAAAAATTGTCGAGACGATAGCAGTTTTCGCGACAATTTTCTATATGATCATTCCCGTtgtgtattatattattgaatatggTATATCGGATAAGACAAGTTTCCTGTTTTTCTTAACGTTTCACGATGTGATATTAGTTCAGTCATTGTTTAATAGCTTCGTCTTCGACGTTGTTGTCTACGTGTTATATTGCAGATTTCAaacgataaataaattgatcggTCAATTGGATAAGTTATCCGATGCACTTGCATTCAAAATTAGACGCATCAGAGAATTGCACACCG ATATTTATAACCTCGTCAGCAAAGTAAACGATATTTACAGTCTTCATCTCCTCATCTGCTCGACGAATAGCTTCACCATGGCTATGGCTTCACTATTCCAATTTTACTACATTGTCGACGTAAATAAGACAAATGACATGTGGTCATTATTACAGATTTTTCGTTCTATTGTGTTCATCACGCAATTCTATTTGATTTGCTGGATTTGCACACTTACGTGTGTAGAATCCAATAGGACCGGAAGTATCATAtacgaaattatattaaaatgcacACCTGTGAATCTTGAAAAGCACGAGGCAAATAATCTATCAAGTCCAGAAGTGCAACCTACACTGGAAGATGTGGATGGCGAGCAAAGTTTTAATCGGAGCAGCAGTCACAATCAGTTTTACGTCGATATGAGAAATTTCTTGCGTAAAAATCTGGATCGAGAATGTGTCATAAAAGAGGTCAATGATTTCTCGATCCAACTGCAGCAACAGCGAGTAGCATTTACGGCTTgcaattttttcgaaataaataatagtttgtTCAGAGGT TTCGTCGGGCTGTTTATcacttatataataattgtcagtcAACTTGATGAACAATCTGTTGGAGACTTTCGCAAAcaatttgataaagatttttgcGAACTACGAAAGAATATTACGGAAATAAACAAGGAAATTCGAATGTTTTTGAAAGAAAACCAAACGGACTTGCAGAATTAA
- the LOC105195285 gene encoding uncharacterized protein LOC105195285 has protein sequence MKKDIHVQVKDNSPSIERILRPISYTSWLLGVGVAHPRKCPKIITIIIRIIHIFLCSVSVTYDAIYFFPYVQKLDIFDSIYCLSKVMCYVSTYYYIYHGIGQYNKWPELMDRLEELDQKIRKEISMNDRSIKIVETLAIFATFISCPLILIIHVLYRHLQTVPIYDNDIPDFMFYYLLSQSLIYSFVFDVIVYVLYCRFQAINKLIGQLDKSSDLSWVAFKIRGIRKLYSGICDFASMVNDIHGSYLLLCSANCFIMAVAALFQSYIFVIERDYEFILIQNFFCIAYVTQFYLICWICTLVRQESNRTGRIIYEIMLNYKPANLDNQETRNQSSLEMRPSLENLDGERDFNRSSSHHLNCNIKENSLSGNLDQECVAKEINDFSIQLQQNQIVFTACDFFEINNALFRSFVAVIISYLVIVGQLYQQPEDLSTLKKLILKMTKKNQTVVPAGAAR, from the exons ATGAAGAAAGATATACATGTACAAGTGAAAGACAACTCGCCGTCGATTGAACGTATCTTACGTCCAATATCATACACTTCTTGGCTCTTAGGCGTTGGTGTTGCACATCCGCGAAAGTGTCCCAAGATTATAACAATAATCATAcgtataattcatatatttctGTGTTCCGTTAGCGTGACGTATGACGCAATATATTTCTTCCCTTATGTTCAGAAGTTAGACATATTCGACTCCATATATTGTTTAAGTAAAGTGATGTGCTATGTGTCAacctattattacatttatcacGGAATCGGGCAGTACAACAAGTGGCCAGAACTAATGGACAGATTGGAGGAACTCGATCAGAAGATCAGGAAGGAAATATCCATGAATGACCGgtctataaaaattgttgaaacgCTAGCAATTTTTGCGACGTTCATTTCCTGTCCTTTGATACTGATCATTCACGTTTTATATCGTCACTTACAAACAGTTCCAATATATGACAATGACATACcagattttatgttttactatCTGTTAAGCCAATCGTTGATTTATAGTTTTGTCTTCGACGTTATCGTTTATGTGTTATATTGTAGATTtcaagcaataaataaattgatcggTCAGTTAGACAAGTCATCTGATTTATCATGGGTCGCGTTCAAGATTAGAGGCATCAGAAAATTGTATAGTG GTATTTGTGATTTCGCCAGCATGGTAAACGATATTCACGGATCTTATCTCCTTTTATGCTCGGCAAATTGCTTCATCATGGCTGTGGCTGCGCTATTCCAAAGTTACATTTTCGTCATTGAAAGAGATTACGAATTtatattgatacaaaatttcttctGCATTGCATATGTCACTCAATTCTATTTGATTTGTTGGATTTGTACGCTCGTGCGTCAAGAATCCAATAGGACCGGGAGAATCATATACgaaattatgttgaattataAACCTGCAAATCTGGATAATCAAGAGACGAGAAATCAGTCGAGTCTAGAAATGCGACCTTCACTGGAAAATCTAGACGGCGAGCGAGATTTCAATAGAAGCAGCAGTCATCATTTGAATTGTAACATTAAGGAAAATTCTTTAAGTGGAAATCTGGATCAAGAGTGTGTCGCAAAAGAAATCAATGATTTTTCGATTCAACTGCAACAGAATCAAATAGTATTTACGGCCTgtgatttctttgaaataaacaaCGCTTTGTTCAGAAGT TTTGTCGCGGTGATCATCAGTTATCTAGTAATCGTCGGACAACTTTATCAACAACCTGAAGACTTAAGCACACTAAAGaagcttattttaaaaatgacaaaGAAAAACCAAACtgttgtaccggcgggtgcagcaagataa
- the LOC105195286 gene encoding uncharacterized protein LOC105195286 isoform X1, giving the protein MEKEIHIQMKDNSPSIEVKMEEKTHVQVKDKSPSIECILRPISYAAWFLGVGIAHPRKCPKAITMTIHIVYMILYFFLVEKIASFIVLFFNHELDIAVYLHFLNQIMCCVSTYYYIYHGIRQYNKWPKLMDKLKDIDQKIKKEISMNDRSIKIVVALAVFATFISYPLIVIFHFLYCHVQTDTSYLTISVFHWAYFVSYYMSCQSMINSFVFDIIVYVLYCRFQTINKLICQLDKSSDVLWIAFKIRGIRKMHTDICDLVNMVNDIYSLHLLFCLTNCFTMAVNVLFQVYILDIANKDFEFLLVWNFDFIAYVTQFYLICLVCTLACQESNKSGRIIYEIILNYKPANLDDHEASNLSSLEMRPPLEDLGNEQSFNRSHNLRYGIMENLLRGNPDQECLRKEINDFSIQLQQNRIAFTACNFFEINNGLFTTFVEVIVTYLLVVGQLYQQPKDLSMIKELILKTKNQTYSQN; this is encoded by the exons ATGGAGAAGGAAATTCATATACAAATGAAAGACAACTCGCCGTCGATAGAAGTGAAAATGGAGGAAAAGACACATGTACAAGTGAAAGACAAGTCGCCGTCGATAGAATGCATCTTACGTCCAATATCATACGCTGCATGGTTCCTAGGCGTCGGTATTGCACATCCGCGAAAGTGTCCCAAGGCTATAACGATGACCATACATATAGTTTATATGATtctgtatttctttttagtGGAAAAAATAGCATCATTCATCGTCCTTTTTTTCAATCATGAGTTAGACATAGCCGTTTACCTACATTTCCTAAATCAAATAATGTGTTGCGTATCAacctattattacatttatcacGGAATTAGACAGTACAACAAGTGGCCGAAACTGATGGACAAATTGAAAGACATCGATCAGAAGATCAAGAAGGAAATATCAATGAATGACCGATCTATAAAAATTGTCGTAGCGCTAGCAGTTTTCGCGACGTTTATTTCCTATCCTTTGATAGTGATCTTTCACTTTTTATATTGTCACGTACAGACAGATACAAGTTACCTTACAATTAGTGTTTTTCATTGGGCATATTTTGTGTCTTACTACATGTCATGCCAGTCGATGATTAACAGCTTTGTCTTTGACATAATCGTGTATGTGTTATATTGCAgatttcaaacaataaataaattgatctgTCAGTTAGACAAGTCATCTGATGTATTATGGATCGCGTTCAAAATTAGAGGCATTAGAAAAATGCATACTG ATATTTGTGATCTCGTTAACATGGTAAACGACATTTATAGTCTTCATCTTCTCTTCTGCTTGACGAATTGCTTCACCATGGCTGTGAATGTGCTTTTCCAAGTTTACATTTTGGACATAGCCAACAAAGACTTTGAGTTTTTACTGGTATGGAATTTCGATTTCATTGCGTATGTCACGCAATTCTATTTGATTTGCTTGGTTTGTACACTCGCATGTCAAGAATCTAACAAAAGCGGaagaattatatatgaaattatattgaattacaaACCCGCGAATCTTGATGATCATGAGGCGAGTAATCTATCGAGTCTAGAAATGCGACCTCCACTTGAAGATCTAGGCAACGAGCAAAGTTTCAATCGGAGTCACAACTTGAGGTACGGCATCATGGAAAATCTGTTGCGTGGAAATCCTGATCAAGAGTGCCTTAGAAAGGAGATCAATGATTTTTCGATTCAACTGCAACAGAATCGAATAGCATTTACGGCCtgcaatttctttgaaataaacaatGGTTTGTTCACAACG TTTGTCGAGGTGATCGTCACTTATCTACTAGTCGTCGGTCAACTTTATCAACAACCTAAAGATTTAAGCATGATAAAggaacttattttaaaaacaaaaaaccaaACGTACTCGCAGAATTAA
- the LOC105195286 gene encoding uncharacterized protein LOC105195286 isoform X2 — protein sequence MHTDICDLVNMVNDIYSLHLLFCLTNCFTMAVNVLFQVYILDIANKDFEFLLVWNFDFIAYVTQFYLICLVCTLACQESNKSGRIIYEIILNYKPANLDDHEASNLSSLEMRPPLEDLGNEQSFNRSHNLRYGIMENLLRGNPDQECLRKEINDFSIQLQQNRIAFTACNFFEINNGLFTTFVEVIVTYLLVVGQLYQQPKDLSMIKELILKTKNQTYSQN from the exons ATGCATACTG ATATTTGTGATCTCGTTAACATGGTAAACGACATTTATAGTCTTCATCTTCTCTTCTGCTTGACGAATTGCTTCACCATGGCTGTGAATGTGCTTTTCCAAGTTTACATTTTGGACATAGCCAACAAAGACTTTGAGTTTTTACTGGTATGGAATTTCGATTTCATTGCGTATGTCACGCAATTCTATTTGATTTGCTTGGTTTGTACACTCGCATGTCAAGAATCTAACAAAAGCGGaagaattatatatgaaattatattgaattacaaACCCGCGAATCTTGATGATCATGAGGCGAGTAATCTATCGAGTCTAGAAATGCGACCTCCACTTGAAGATCTAGGCAACGAGCAAAGTTTCAATCGGAGTCACAACTTGAGGTACGGCATCATGGAAAATCTGTTGCGTGGAAATCCTGATCAAGAGTGCCTTAGAAAGGAGATCAATGATTTTTCGATTCAACTGCAACAGAATCGAATAGCATTTACGGCCtgcaatttctttgaaataaacaatGGTTTGTTCACAACG TTTGTCGAGGTGATCGTCACTTATCTACTAGTCGTCGGTCAACTTTATCAACAACCTAAAGATTTAAGCATGATAAAggaacttattttaaaaacaaaaaaccaaACGTACTCGCAGAATTAA